From the Jatrophihabitans endophyticus genome, one window contains:
- the ftsZ gene encoding cell division protein FtsZ, whose product MTAPHNYLAVIKVVGVGGGGVNAVNRMIEVGLKGVEFIAVNTDAQALLMSDADVKLDVGRELTRGLGAGAQPDVGRKAAEDHRDEIEEVLKGADMVFVTAGEGGGTGTGGAPVIASIARKLGALTIGVVTRPFSFEGKKRANQADEGIDALRNECDTLIVIPNDRLLQISEHNVSVMDAFRSADQVLLSGVQGITDLITTPGLINLDFADVKSVMSGAGSALMGIGAARGDNRARQAAEIAIASPLLEASMDGAHGVLLSIYGGSDLGLFEINEAATLVAEAAHPDANIIFGAVIDDTLGDEVKVTVIAAGFDSGQLPYKKVDIRREPAAQNRSGGGSSAVQAEAPTTPYQAPAEATRAEIPSAAAAANGARRGSLDLDDDLDVPDFLKS is encoded by the coding sequence ATGACAGCACCGCACAACTACCTCGCGGTCATCAAGGTCGTCGGTGTCGGCGGCGGTGGCGTGAACGCCGTCAACCGGATGATCGAGGTCGGCCTCAAGGGCGTCGAGTTCATCGCGGTCAACACCGACGCGCAGGCGCTGCTGATGAGCGACGCCGACGTCAAGCTCGACGTCGGTCGCGAGCTCACCCGCGGCCTCGGCGCCGGTGCGCAGCCCGACGTCGGCCGCAAGGCCGCCGAGGACCACCGCGACGAGATCGAGGAGGTCCTCAAGGGTGCCGACATGGTGTTCGTGACCGCCGGCGAGGGCGGCGGCACCGGCACCGGCGGCGCGCCGGTCATCGCGAGCATCGCCCGCAAGCTCGGCGCGCTGACGATCGGCGTCGTCACCCGGCCGTTCAGCTTCGAGGGCAAGAAGCGTGCCAACCAGGCCGACGAGGGCATCGACGCGCTGCGCAACGAGTGCGACACCCTCATCGTCATCCCGAACGACCGGCTGCTGCAGATCAGCGAGCACAACGTCTCGGTCATGGACGCCTTCCGCAGCGCCGACCAGGTGCTGCTCTCCGGCGTCCAGGGCATCACCGACCTGATCACCACGCCGGGGCTGATCAACCTCGACTTCGCCGACGTCAAGTCGGTCATGAGCGGGGCCGGGTCCGCCCTCATGGGCATCGGCGCCGCCCGCGGCGACAACCGGGCCCGGCAGGCGGCCGAGATCGCCATCGCCAGCCCGCTGCTCGAGGCCAGCATGGACGGCGCGCACGGCGTGCTGCTGTCGATCTACGGCGGCTCCGACCTCGGCCTGTTCGAGATCAACGAGGCGGCCACGCTGGTCGCCGAGGCCGCGCACCCGGACGCCAACATCATCTTCGGTGCCGTCATCGACGACACCCTGGGCGACGAGGTCAAGGTGACGGTGATCGCCGCGGGCTTCGACTCGGGCCAGCTGCCCTACAAGAAGGTCGACATCCGGCGGGAGCCGGCGGCGCAGAACCGCTCGGGCGGCGGATCGAGCGCGGTGCAGGCCGAGGCCCCGACGACGCCGTACCAGGCGCCCGCCGAGGCCACCCGGGCCGAGATCCCGTCCGCCGCGGCGGCGGCCAACGGCGCGCGCCGCGGCTCGCTCGACCTCGACGACGACCTCGACGTGCCCGACTTCCTCAAGTCCTGA
- a CDS encoding YggS family pyridoxal phosphate-dependent enzyme: MTPHGGERDAEIVGALGAVRARIARACQDAGRDPQSVTLVAVTKTRPASDVAVLARLGVHDVGESKDQEARAKIAELGDLGVDPAALRWHVVGQLQSNKARSVVSYAHAVHSLDRPKLVRALADAVDAAGGRDEPLHVFVQVSLDGDPQRGGVPQAGLAELVDAVAARPQLRLRGLMAVPPRGEDPQRAFARLAELAAGVRADHPRADALSAGMSDDLDAAVRHGATHVRVGSALLGRRDPVFG, from the coding sequence GTGACCCCGCACGGCGGCGAGCGTGATGCCGAGATCGTCGGCGCCCTCGGCGCGGTCCGCGCCCGGATCGCGCGCGCGTGCCAGGACGCGGGGCGCGACCCGCAGTCGGTGACCCTCGTCGCGGTGACCAAGACGCGCCCCGCGAGCGACGTCGCCGTGCTGGCCCGCCTCGGCGTCCACGACGTCGGGGAGAGCAAGGACCAGGAGGCGCGCGCGAAGATCGCCGAGCTCGGCGACCTCGGCGTCGATCCGGCCGCCCTGCGCTGGCACGTCGTCGGCCAGCTGCAGTCCAACAAGGCCCGCAGCGTCGTCTCCTACGCCCATGCCGTGCACTCGCTCGACCGCCCGAAGCTCGTCCGCGCCCTCGCCGACGCCGTCGACGCCGCGGGGGGACGTGACGAGCCGCTGCACGTCTTCGTCCAGGTGAGCCTGGACGGCGACCCGCAGCGCGGCGGGGTGCCGCAGGCCGGTCTCGCCGAGCTGGTCGACGCCGTCGCCGCCCGCCCGCAGCTTCGCCTGCGTGGCCTCATGGCCGTCCCGCCGCGCGGGGAGGACCCGCAGCGTGCGTTCGCACGGCTGGCCGAGCTGGCGGCCGGTGTGCGGGCCGACCACCCGCGGGCGGACGCGCTCTCGGCCGGCATGAGCGACGACCTCGACGCAGCGGTGCGGCACGGGGCGACACATGTGCGTGTCGGCTCGGCGTTGCTCGGCCGTCGGGACCCCGTTTTCGGCTAG
- a CDS encoding cell division protein SepF: MPGAMHRMGVYLGLVEDDEYADADGYGQAAERAPARRDDHAEPRYGRETHAEYSRELDRDHREQRDFRDAGDYDDAQVGYADDFAGPSYQITALHPRTYNEARTIGEHFRKSTPVIMNLSEMDDADAKRLVDFAAGLTFGLHGRIERVTAKVFLLSPHNVSVTAQDKQRIENGFFNQS; the protein is encoded by the coding sequence ATGCCCGGAGCGATGCACCGTATGGGCGTCTATCTCGGTCTCGTCGAGGACGACGAGTACGCCGACGCCGACGGCTACGGGCAGGCGGCCGAGCGGGCGCCGGCTCGTCGCGACGACCACGCCGAGCCGCGCTACGGGCGCGAGACCCACGCCGAGTACTCGCGCGAGCTCGACCGTGACCACCGTGAGCAGCGCGACTTCCGCGACGCGGGCGACTACGACGACGCCCAGGTCGGCTACGCCGACGACTTCGCCGGCCCGTCGTACCAGATCACCGCGCTGCATCCGCGCACGTACAACGAGGCGCGCACCATCGGCGAGCACTTCCGCAAGAGCACGCCGGTGATCATGAACCTGTCCGAGATGGACGACGCGGACGCGAAACGACTCGTCGACTTCGCCGCCGGGCTCACCTTCGGCCTGCACGGGCGCATCGAGCGGGTCACCGCCAAGGTGTTCCTGCTCAGCCCGCACAACGTGAGCGTGACCGCCCAGGACAAGCAGCGCATCGAGAACGGCTTCTTCAACCAGAGCTGA
- a CDS encoding YggT family protein: MALLWGVVGYALWVYILLVLARVVVEWVRQFARSWRPAGTAAIGVELVYSATDPPIRLLRRLVPPLQLGTVSLDLSVIILLIVLIVARLVALTFA; encoded by the coding sequence ATGGCGCTGCTCTGGGGCGTCGTCGGCTATGCCCTGTGGGTCTACATCCTGCTCGTCCTGGCGCGCGTCGTCGTCGAGTGGGTGCGGCAGTTCGCGCGGTCCTGGCGCCCGGCGGGCACCGCGGCGATCGGCGTGGAACTGGTCTACTCGGCGACCGATCCACCGATCCGACTGCTACGCCGATTGGTCCCGCCGCTCCAGCTCGGTACTGTAAGCCTCGACTTGAGCGTCATCATCCTGTTGATCGTGCTGATCGTCGCGCGACTGGTTGCCCTGACGTTCGCGTGA
- a CDS encoding DivIVA domain-containing protein, which produces MPLTPAEVHNVAFKKPPIGKRGYDEEEVDAFLDIVEVELARLIEENNDLRARGGSGQQPAPAQQGGGADPAELDAAREDANRAREENGRLQNRVGELERALNQGKNGAQQQVVQLQQQISQLEQQLNENRGQLEQAQAQAAEAQQAAAEAQQNAAEQPQQAQPAEQAAPAPSDHTQQAVQMLALAQQTADQHLAQAKAEAERLVGDAQSTAKTTVDDANERSTRQISDAETRAKQLDEESSARAQQTVQEAEQRATAISNQLEQRKSALERRLEELRTFEREYRTRLKSYLESQLRDLDASGKAEPASSGDMVDAQQG; this is translated from the coding sequence ATGCCGCTGACTCCCGCCGAAGTTCACAACGTCGCCTTCAAGAAACCGCCGATCGGCAAGCGGGGTTACGACGAGGAAGAGGTCGACGCGTTCCTCGACATCGTCGAGGTCGAGCTCGCCCGCCTGATCGAGGAGAACAACGACCTGCGAGCCCGCGGCGGCTCGGGGCAGCAGCCGGCCCCGGCCCAGCAGGGCGGCGGCGCCGACCCGGCCGAGCTCGACGCCGCGCGTGAGGACGCCAACCGCGCCCGCGAGGAGAACGGCCGACTGCAGAACCGCGTCGGCGAGCTGGAGCGCGCCCTCAACCAGGGCAAGAACGGCGCCCAGCAGCAGGTCGTGCAGCTGCAGCAGCAGATCTCGCAGCTCGAGCAGCAGCTCAACGAGAACCGCGGGCAGCTCGAGCAGGCGCAGGCCCAGGCCGCCGAGGCGCAGCAGGCCGCGGCCGAGGCGCAGCAGAACGCCGCCGAGCAGCCGCAGCAGGCGCAGCCGGCCGAGCAGGCCGCCCCGGCGCCGTCGGACCACACCCAGCAGGCGGTGCAGATGCTCGCGCTGGCGCAGCAGACCGCCGACCAGCACCTCGCGCAGGCCAAGGCCGAGGCCGAGCGGCTCGTCGGCGACGCGCAGTCGACGGCGAAGACCACGGTCGACGACGCCAACGAGCGTTCGACCCGCCAGATCTCCGACGCCGAGACCCGCGCCAAGCAGCTGGACGAGGAGAGCTCGGCCCGCGCCCAGCAGACGGTCCAGGAGGCCGAGCAGCGCGCCACGGCGATCTCCAACCAGCTCGAGCAGCGCAAGAGCGCGCTGGAGCGGCGCCTGGAGGAGCTGCGCACCTTCGAGCGCGAGTACCGGACCCGGCTCAAGAGCTACCTCGAGTCGCAGCTGCGCGACCTCGACGCGAGCGGCAAGGCCGAGCCCGCGAGCAGCGGCGACATGGTCGACGCCCAGCAGGGCTGA